A single window of Oncorhynchus keta strain PuntledgeMale-10-30-2019 chromosome 34, Oket_V2, whole genome shotgun sequence DNA harbors:
- the LOC127915332 gene encoding mucin-3A-like isoform X8 produces the protein MRSRRYISMVTITTPTRSTRSSRYISLVTITTPTRSTRSSRYISLVTITTPTRSMRSSRYISLVTITTPTRSTRSSRYISLVTITTPTRSTRSSRYISLVTITTPTRSTRSSRYISLVTITTPTLSTRSSRYISLVTITTPTRSTRSSRYISLVTITTPTRSTRSSRYISLVTITTPTRSTRSSRYISLVTITTPTRSTRSSRYISLVTITTPTRSTRSSRYISLVTITTPTRSTRSSRYISLVTITTPTRSTRSSRYISLVTITTPTRSTRSSRYISLVTITTPTSSTRSSRYISLVTITTPTRSTRSSRYISLVTITTPTRSTRSSRYISLVTITTPTRSTRSSRYISLVTITTPTRSTRSSRYISLVTITTPTCSTRSSRYISLVTITTPTRSTRSSRYISLVTITTPTSSTRSSRYISLVTITTPTRSTRSSRYISLVTITTPTSSTRSSRYISLVTITTPTRSTRSSRYISLVTITTPTRSMRSSRYISLVTITTPTRSTRSSRYISLVTITTPTCSTRSSRYISLVTITTPTRSTRSSRYISLVTITTPTCSTRSSRYISLVTITTPTCSTRSSRYISLVTITTPTCSTRSSRYISLVTITTPTRSTRSSRYILLVTITTPTRSTRSSRYISLVTITAPTRSTRSSRYISLVTITTPTCSTRSSRYISLVTITTPTCSTRSSRYISLVTITTPTCSTRSSRYISLVTITTPTCSTCSSRYISLVIPKANTYFGHLSFQFPAASDWNEWQESLKLETYISLTNFKHQLS, from the exons ATGCGCTCCAGAAGATATATCTCaatggtcaccataacaacacccacccgtagcacgcgctccagcaggtatatctcactggtcaccataacaacacccacccgtagcacgcgctccagcaggtatatctcactggtcaccataacaacacccacccgtagcatgcgctccagcaggtatatctcactggtcaccataacaacacccacccgtagcacgcgctccagcaggtatatctcactggtcaccataacaacacccacccgtagcacgcgctccagcag gtatatctcactggtcaccataacaacacccacccgtagcacacgctccagcaggtatatctcactggtcaccataacaacacccacccttagcacgcgatccagcaggtatatctcactggtcaccataacaacacccacccgtagcacgcgctccagcaggtatatctcactggtcaccataacaacacccacccgtagcacgcgctccagcaggtatatctcactggtcaccataacaacacccacccgtagcacacgctccagcaggtatatctcactggtcaccataacaacacccacccgtagcacgcgctccagcaggtatatctcactggtcaccataacaacacccacccgtagcacgcgctccagcaggtatatctcactggtcaccataacaacacccacccgtagcacgcgctccagcaggtatatctcactggtcaccataacaacacccacccgtagcacgcgctccagcaggtatatttcactggtcaccataacaacacccacccgtagcacgcgctccagcaggtatatctcactggtcaccataacaacacccaccagtagcacgcgctccagcaggtatatctcactggtcaccataacaacacccacccgtagcacgcgctccagcaggtatatctcactggtcaccataacaacacccacccgtagcacgcgctccagcaggtatatctcactggtcaccataacaacacccacccgtagcacacgctccagcaggtatatctcactggtcaccataacaacacccacccgtagcacgcgctccagcaggtatatctcactggtcaccataacaacacccacctgtagcacgcgctccagcaggtatatctcactggtcaccataacaacacccacccgtagcacgcgctccagcaggtatatctcactggtcaccataacaacacccaccagtagcacgcgctccagcaggtatatctcactggtcaccataacaacacccacccgtagcacgcgctccagcag gtatatctcactggtcaccataacaacacccaccagtagcacgcgctccagcaggtatatctcactggtcaccataacaacacccacccgtagcacgcgctccagcaggtatatctcactggtcaccataacaacacccacccgtagcatgcgttccagcaggtatatctcactggtcaccataacaacacccacccgtagcacgcgctccagcaggtatatctcactggtcaccataacaacacccacctgtagcacgcgctccagcaggtatatctcactggtcaccataacaacacccacccgtagcacgcgctccagcag gtatatctcactggtcaccataacaacacccacctgtagcacacgctccagcaggtatatctcactggtcaccataacaacacccacctgtagcacacgctccagcaggtatatctcactggtcaccataacaacacccacctgtagcacgcgttccagcaggtatatctcactggtcaccataacaacacccacccgtagcacgcgctccagcaggtatatcttactggtcaccataacaacacccacccgtagcacgcgctccagcaggtatatctcactggtcaccataacagcacccacccgtagcacacgctccagcaggtatatctcactggtcaccataacaacacccacctgtagcacgcgctccagcaggtatatctcactggtcaccataacaacacccacctgtagcacgcgctccagcaggtatatctcactggtcaccataacaacacccacctgtagcacgcgctccagcaggtatatctcactggtcaccataacaacacccacctgtagcacatgctccagcaggtatatctcactggtcatccccaaagccaacacgtactttggccacctttccttccagttccctgctgccagtgactggaacgaatggcaagaatcgttgaagctggagacttacatttccctcactaactttaaacatcagctatcttag
- the LOC127915332 gene encoding uncharacterized protein LOC127915332 isoform X36: MRSRRYISMVTITTPTRSTRSSRYISLVTITTPTRSTRSSRYISLVTITTPTRSMRSSRYISLVTITTPTRSTRSSRYISLVTITTPTRSTRSSRYISLVTITTPTRSTRSSRYISLVTITTPTSSTRSSRYISLVTITTPTRSTRSSRYISLVTITTPTRSTRSSRYISLVTITTPTRSTRSSRYISLVTITTPTRSTRSSRYISLVTITTPTCSTRSSRYISLVTITTPTRSTRSSRYISLVTITTPTSSTRSSRYISLVTITTPTRSTRSSRYISLVTITTPTSSTRSSRYISLVTITTPTRSTRSSRYISLVTITTPTRSMRSSRYISLVTITTPTRSTRSSRYISLVTITTPTCSTRSSRYISLVTITTPTRSTRSSRYISLVTITTPTCSTRSSRYISLVTITTPTCSTRSSRYISLVTITTPTCSTRSSRYISLVTITTPTRSTRSSRYILLVTITTPTRSTRSSRYISLVTITAPTRSTRSSRYISLVTITTPTCSTRSSRYISLVTITTPTCSTRSSRYISLVTITTPTCSTRSSRYISLVTITTPTCSTCSSRYISLVIPKANTYFGHLSFQFPAASDWNEWQESLKLETYISLTNFKHQLS, from the exons ATGCGCTCCAGAAGATATATCTCaatggtcaccataacaacacccacccgtagcacgcgctccagcaggtatatctcactggtcaccataacaacacccacccgtagcacgcgctccagcaggtatatctcactggtcaccataacaacacccacccgtagcatgcgctccagcaggtatatctcactggtcaccataacaacacccacccgtagcacgcgctccagcaggtatatctcactggtcaccataacaacacccacccgtagcacgcgctccagcag gtatatctcactggtcaccataacaacacccacccgtagcacacgctccagcag gtatatctcactggtcaccataacaacacccaccagtagcacgcgctccagcaggtatatctcactggtcaccataacaacacccacccgtagcacgcgctccagcaggtatatctcactggtcaccataacaacacccacccgtagcacgcgctccagcaggtatatctcactggtcaccataacaacacccacccgtagcacacgctccagcaggtatatctcactggtcaccataacaacacccacccgtagcacgcgctccagcaggtatatctcactggtcaccataacaacacccacctgtagcacgcgctccagcaggtatatctcactggtcaccataacaacacccacccgtagcacgcgctccagcaggtatatctcactggtcaccataacaacacccaccagtagcacgcgctccagcaggtatatctcactggtcaccataacaacacccacccgtagcacgcgctccagcag gtatatctcactggtcaccataacaacacccaccagtagcacgcgctccagcaggtatatctcactggtcaccataacaacacccacccgtagcacgcgctccagcaggtatatctcactggtcaccataacaacacccacccgtagcatgcgttccagcaggtatatctcactggtcaccataacaacacccacccgtagcacgcgctccagcaggtatatctcactggtcaccataacaacacccacctgtagcacgcgctccagcaggtatatctcactggtcaccataacaacacccacccgtagcacgcgctccagcag gtatatctcactggtcaccataacaacacccacctgtagcacacgctccagcaggtatatctcactggtcaccataacaacacccacctgtagcacacgctccagcaggtatatctcactggtcaccataacaacacccacctgtagcacgcgttccagcaggtatatctcactggtcaccataacaacacccacccgtagcacgcgctccagcaggtatatcttactggtcaccataacaacacccacccgtagcacgcgctccagcaggtatatctcactggtcaccataacagcacccacccgtagcacacgctccagcaggtatatctcactggtcaccataacaacacccacctgtagcacgcgctccagcaggtatatctcactggtcaccataacaacacccacctgtagcacgcgctccagcaggtatatctcactggtcaccataacaacacccacctgtagcacgcgctccagcaggtatatctcactggtcaccataacaacacccacctgtagcacatgctccagcaggtatatctcactggtcatccccaaagccaacacgtactttggccacctttccttccagttccctgctgccagtgactggaacgaatggcaagaatcgttgaagctggagacttacatttccctcactaactttaaacatcagctatcttag
- the LOC127915332 gene encoding mucin-3A-like isoform X9, with amino-acid sequence MRSRRYISMVTITTPTRSTRSSRYISLVTITTPTRSTRSSRYISLVTITTPTRSMRSSRYISLVTITTPTRSTRSSRYISLVTITTPTRSTRSSRYISLVTITTPTRSTRSSRYISLVTITTPTRSTRSSRYISLVTITTPTLSTRSSRYISLVTITTPTRSTRSSRYISLVTITTPTRSTRSSRYISLVTITTPTRSTRSSRYISLVTITTPTRSTRSSRYISLVTITTPTRSTRSSRYISLVTITTPTRSTRSSRYISLVTITTPTRSTRSSRYISLVTITTPTSSTRSSRYISLVTITTPTRSTRSSRYISLVTITTPTRSTRSSRYISLVTITTPTRSTRSSRYISLVTITTPTRSTRSSRYISLVTITTPTCSTRSSRYISLVTITTPTRSTRSSRYISLVTITTPTSSTRSSRYISLVTITTPTRSTRSSRYISLVTITTPTSSTRSSRYISLVTITTPTRSTRSSRYISLVTITTPTRSMRSSRYISLVTITTPTRSTRSSRYISLVTITTPTCSTRSSRYISLVTITTPTRSTRSSRYISLVTITTPTCSTRSSRYISLVTITTPTCSTRSSRYISLVTITTPTCSTRSSRYISLVTITTPTRSTRSSRYILLVTITTPTRSTRSSRYISLVTITAPTRSTRSSRYISLVTITTPTCSTRSSRYISLVTITTPTCSTRSSRYISLVTITTPTCSTRSSRYISLVTITTPTCSTCSSRYISLVIPKANTYFGHLSFQFPAASDWNEWQESLKLETYISLTNFKHQLS; translated from the exons ATGCGCTCCAGAAGATATATCTCaatggtcaccataacaacacccacccgtagcacgcgctccagcaggtatatctcactggtcaccataacaacacccacccgtagcacgcgctccagcaggtatatctcactggtcaccataacaacacccacccgtagcatgcgctccagcaggtatatctcactggtcaccataacaacacccacccgtagcacgcgctccagcaggtatatctcactggtcaccataacaacacccacccgtagcacgcgctccagcaggtatatctcactggtcaccataacaacacccacccgtagcacgcgctccagcaggtatatctcactggtcaccataacaacacccacccgtagcacgcgctccagcaggtatatctcactggtcaccataacaacacccacccttagcacgcgatccagcag gtatatctcactggtcaccataacaacacccacccgtagcacgcgctccagcaggtatatctcactggtcaccataacaacacccacccgtagcacacgctccagcaggtatatctcactggtcaccataacaacacccacccgtagcacgcgctccagcaggtatatctcactggtcaccataacaacacccacccgtagcacgcgctccagcaggtatatctcactggtcaccataacaacacccacccgtagcacgcgctccagcaggtatatctcactggtcaccataacaacacccacccgtagcacgcgctccagcaggtatatttcactggtcaccataacaacacccacccgtagcacgcgctccagcaggtatatctcactggtcaccataacaacacccaccagtagcacgcgctccagcaggtatatctcactggtcaccataacaacacccacccgtagcacgcgctccagcaggtatatctcactggtcaccataacaacacccacccgtagcacgcgctccagcaggtatatctcactggtcaccataacaacacccacccgtagcacacgctccagcaggtatatctcactggtcaccataacaacacccacccgtagcacgcgctccagcaggtatatctcactggtcaccataacaacacccacctgtagcacgcgctccagcaggtatatctcactggtcaccataacaacacccacccgtagcacgcgctccagcaggtatatctcactggtcaccataacaacacccaccagtagcacgcgctccagcaggtatatctcactggtcaccataacaacacccacccgtagcacgcgctccagcag gtatatctcactggtcaccataacaacacccaccagtagcacgcgctccagcaggtatatctcactggtcaccataacaacacccacccgtagcacgcgctccagcaggtatatctcactggtcaccataacaacacccacccgtagcatgcgttccagcaggtatatctcactggtcaccataacaacacccacccgtagcacgcgctccagcaggtatatctcactggtcaccataacaacacccacctgtagcacgcgctccagcaggtatatctcactggtcaccataacaacacccacccgtagcacgcgctccagcag gtatatctcactggtcaccataacaacacccacctgtagcacacgctccagcaggtatatctcactggtcaccataacaacacccacctgtagcacacgctccagcaggtatatctcactggtcaccataacaacacccacctgtagcacgcgttccagcaggtatatctcactggtcaccataacaacacccacccgtagcacgcgctccagcaggtatatcttactggtcaccataacaacacccacccgtagcacgcgctccagcaggtatatctcactggtcaccataacagcacccacccgtagcacacgctccagcaggtatatctcactggtcaccataacaacacccacctgtagcacgcgctccagcaggtatatctcactggtcaccataacaacacccacctgtagcacgcgctccagcaggtatatctcactggtcaccataacaacacccacctgtagcacgcgctccagcaggtatatctcactggtcaccataacaacacccacctgtagcacatgctccagcaggtatatctcactggtcatccccaaagccaacacgtactttggccacctttccttccagttccctgctgccagtgactggaacgaatggcaagaatcgttgaagctggagacttacatttccctcactaactttaaacatcagctatcttag
- the LOC127915332 gene encoding mucin-3A-like isoform X35 translates to MRSRRYISMVTITTPTRSTRSSRYISLVTITTPTRSTRSSRYISLVTITTPTRSMRSSRYISLVTITTPTRSTRSSRYISLVTITTPTRSTRSSRYISLVTITTPTRSTRSSRYISLVTITTPTRSTRSSRYISLVTITTPTLSTRSSRYISLVTITTPTRSTRSSRYISLVTITTPTRSTRSSRYISLVTITTPTRSTRSSRYISLVTITTPTRSTRSSRYISLVTITTPTCSTRSSRYISLVTITTPTRSTRSSRYISLVTITTPTSSTRSSRYISLVTITTPTRSTRSSRYISLVTITTPTSSTRSSRYISLVTITTPTRSTRSSRYISLVTITTPTRSMRSSRYISLVTITTPTRSTRSSRYISLVTITTPTCSTRSSRYISLVTITTPTRSTRSSRYISLVTITTPTCSTRSSRYISLVTITTPTCSTRSSRYISLVTITTPTCSTRSSRYISLVTITTPTRSTRSSRYILLVTITTPTRSTRSSRYISLVTITAPTRSTRSSRYISLVTITTPTCSTRSSRYISLVTITTPTCSTRSSRYISLVTITTPTCSTRSSRYISLVTITTPTCSTCSSRYISLVIPKANTYFGHLSFQFPAASDWNEWQESLKLETYISLTNFKHQLS, encoded by the exons ATGCGCTCCAGAAGATATATCTCaatggtcaccataacaacacccacccgtagcacgcgctccagcaggtatatctcactggtcaccataacaacacccacccgtagcacgcgctccagcaggtatatctcactggtcaccataacaacacccacccgtagcatgcgctccagcaggtatatctcactggtcaccataacaacacccacccgtagcacgcgctccagcaggtatatctcactggtcaccataacaacacccacccgtagcacgcgctccagcaggtatatctcactggtcaccataacaacacccacccgtagcacgcgctccagcaggtatatctcactggtcaccataacaacacccacccgtagcacgcgctccagcaggtatatctcactggtcaccataacaacacccacccttagcacgcgatccagcag gtatatctcactggtcaccataacaacacccacccgtagcacgcgctccagcaggtatatctcactggtcaccataacaacacccacccgtagcacacgctccagcag gtatatctcactggtcaccataacaacacccacccgtagcacacgctccagcaggtatatctcactggtcaccataacaacacccacccgtagcacgcgctccagcaggtatatctcactggtcaccataacaacacccacctgtagcacgcgctccagcaggtatatctcactggtcaccataacaacacccacccgtagcacgcgctccagcaggtatatctcactggtcaccataacaacacccaccagtagcacgcgctccagcaggtatatctcactggtcaccataacaacacccacccgtagcacgcgctccagcag gtatatctcactggtcaccataacaacacccaccagtagcacgcgctccagcaggtatatctcactggtcaccataacaacacccacccgtagcacgcgctccagcaggtatatctcactggtcaccataacaacacccacccgtagcatgcgttccagcaggtatatctcactggtcaccataacaacacccacccgtagcacgcgctccagcaggtatatctcactggtcaccataacaacacccacctgtagcacgcgctccagcaggtatatctcactggtcaccataacaacacccacccgtagcacgcgctccagcag gtatatctcactggtcaccataacaacacccacctgtagcacacgctccagcaggtatatctcactggtcaccataacaacacccacctgtagcacacgctccagcaggtatatctcactggtcaccataacaacacccacctgtagcacgcgttccagcaggtatatctcactggtcaccataacaacacccacccgtagcacgcgctccagcaggtatatcttactggtcaccataacaacacccacccgtagcacgcgctccagcaggtatatctcactggtcaccataacagcacccacccgtagcacacgctccagcaggtatatctcactggtcaccataacaacacccacctgtagcacgcgctccagcaggtatatctcactggtcaccataacaacacccacctgtagcacgcgctccagcaggtatatctcactggtcaccataacaacacccacctgtagcacgcgctccagcaggtatatctcactggtcaccataacaacacccacctgtagcacatgctccagcaggtatatctcactggtcatccccaaagccaacacgtactttggccacctttccttccagttccctgctgccagtgactggaacgaatggcaagaatcgttgaagctggagacttacatttccctcactaactttaaacatcagctatcttag
- the LOC127915332 gene encoding mucin-3A-like isoform X19, protein MRSRRYISMVTITTPTRSTRSSRYISLVTITTPTRSTRSSRYISLVTITTPTRSMRSSRYISLVTITTPTRSTRSSRYISLVTITTPTRSTRSSRYISLVTITTPTRSTRSSRYISLVTITTPTRSTRSSRYISLVTITTPTRSTRSSRYISLVTITTPTLSTRSSRYISLVTITTPTRSTRSSRYISLVTITTPTRSTRSSRYISLVTITTPTRSTRSSRYISLVTITTPTRSTRSSRYISLVTITTPTRSTRSSRYISLVTITTPTRSTRSSRYISLVTITTPTRSTRSSRYISLVTITTPTRSTRSSRYISLVTITTPTSSTRSSRYISLVTITTPTRSTRSSRYISLVTITTPTRSTRSSRYISLVTITTPTRSTRSSRYISLVTITTPTSSTRSSRYISLVTITTPTRSTRSSRYISLVTITTPTRSMRSSRYISLVTITTPTRSTRSSRYISLVTITTPTCSTRSSRYISLVTITTPTRSTRSSRYISLVTITTPTCSTRSSRYISLVTITTPTCSTRSSRYISLVTITTPTCSTRSSRYISLVTITTPTRSTRSSRYILLVTITTPTRSTRSSRYISLVTITAPTRSTRSSRYISLVTITTPTCSTRSSRYISLVTITTPTCSTRSSRYISLVTITTPTCSTRSSRYISLVTITTPTCSTCSSRYISLVIPKANTYFGHLSFQFPAASDWNEWQESLKLETYISLTNFKHQLS, encoded by the exons ATGCGCTCCAGAAGATATATCTCaatggtcaccataacaacacccacccgtagcacgcgctccagcaggtatatctcactggtcaccataacaacacccacccgtagcacgcgctccagcaggtatatctcactggtcaccataacaacacccacccgtagcatgcgctccagcaggtatatctcactggtcaccataacaacacccacccgtagcacgcgctccagcaggtatatctcactggtcaccataacaacacccacccgtagcacgcgctccagcaggtatatctcactggtcaccataacaacacccacccgtagcacgcgctccagcaggtatatctcactggtcaccataacaacacccacccgtagcacgcgctccagcag gtatatctcactggtcaccataacaacacccacccgtagcacacgctccagcaggtatatctcactggtcaccataacaacacccacccttagcacgcgatccagcaggtatatctcactggtcaccataacaacacccacccgtagcacgcgctccagcaggtatatctcactggtcaccataacaacacccacccgtagcacgcgctccagcaggtatatctcactggtcaccataacaacacccacccgtagcacacgctccagcaggtatatctcactggtcaccataacaacacccacccgtagcacgcgctccagcaggtatatctcactggtcaccataacaacacccacccgtagcacgcgctccagcaggtatatctcactggtcaccataacaacacccacccgtagcacgcgctccagcaggtatatctcactggtcaccataacaacacccacccgtagcacgcgctccagcaggtatatttcactggtcaccataacaacacccacccgtagcacgcgctccagcaggtatatctcactggtcaccataacaacacccaccagtagcacgcgctccagcaggtatatctcactggtcaccataacaacacccacccgtagcacgcgctccagcaggtatatctcactggtcaccataacaacacccacccgtagcacgcgctccagcaggtatatctcactggtcaccataacaacacccacccgtagcacacgctccagcag gtatatctcactggtcaccataacaacacccaccagtagcacgcgctccagcaggtatatctcactggtcaccataacaacacccacccgtagcacgcgctccagcaggtatatctcactggtcaccataacaacacccacccgtagcatgcgttccagcaggtatatctcactggtcaccataacaacacccacccgtagcacgcgctccagcaggtatatctcactggtcaccataacaacacccacctgtagcacgcgctccagcaggtatatctcactggtcaccataacaacacccacccgtagcacgcgctccagcag gtatatctcactggtcaccataacaacacccacctgtagcacacgctccagcaggtatatctcactggtcaccataacaacacccacctgtagcacacgctccagcaggtatatctcactggtcaccataacaacacccacctgtagcacgcgttccagcaggtatatctcactggtcaccataacaacacccacccgtagcacgcgctccagcaggtatatcttactggtcaccataacaacacccacccgtagcacgcgctccagcaggtatatctcactggtcaccataacagcacccacccgtagcacacgctccagcaggtatatctcactggtcaccataacaacacccacctgtagcacgcgctccagcaggtatatctcactggtcaccataacaacacccacctgtagcacgcgctccagcaggtatatctcactggtcaccataacaacacccacctgtagcacgcgctccagcaggtatatctcactggtcaccataacaacacccacctgtagcacatgctccagcaggtatatctcactggtcatccccaaagccaacacgtactttggccacctttccttccagttccctgctgccagtgactggaacgaatggcaagaatcgttgaagctggagacttacatttccctcactaactttaaacatcagctatcttag